In a single window of the Ciconia boyciana chromosome 7, ASM3463844v1, whole genome shotgun sequence genome:
- the SCLY gene encoding selenocysteine lyase isoform X1, which yields MVRAGSALRLAPAPSARRGGTGRGIGRAGRGERHVRVSVRRCRGPDTPSPRAGGPPRPRRPLAGGGEGPPQVPRGADWLRRGRRLPGANGSPAASGSPGQWAGAVRAARMTGADWPLPRRRGADWRGGGGSGMATVTAAMGTGTEPAEVRRDASEGGVYLDHNATTPLAPEAARAVQDAMCQAWGNPSSSHPAGRKAKEFVGSARESLARMVGGRPEDIVFTSGGTEANNMVIHTAHRHFCESQAGPGDSGGTPHIVTSSVEHDSIRLPLEQLVKESLAEATFVPVSPRSGRAEVDDVLAAIRPTTCLVSIMLANNETGVIMPVAELSQHVHALNQRRVAEGLPRILVHTDAAQMIGKGRVDVQELGVDYLTIVGHKFYGPRIGALYVRGPGTTTPLHPMLFGGGQERSFRPGTENTPMIAGLGQAADLVSKNWEAYEAHMRDVRDYLEARLEDSFGKQRIHLNSHFTGSKRLCNTSNFSILGPGLQGRRVLSRCKMLLASVGAACHSEKGDRPSSILLSCGIPYDVAQNALRLSVGRDTTRADVDLVVQDLVQAVAQLDQEQAL from the exons ATGGTGCGCGCCGGAAGTGCGCTCCGCCTGGCGCCTGCCCCTtccgcccggcgcggcggcaCGGGCCGCGGGATTGGCCgcgcggggaggggagagcggCACGTGAGAGTGAGCGTGCGGCGGTGCCGCGGCCCCGACACCCCCAGCCCGCGCGCgggcggccccccccgcccccggcgccccctggcggggggtggggagggtccCCCGCAGGTCCCGCGCGGAGCCGATTGGCTGCGCCGCGGGCGCCGCCTGCCGGGGGCCAATGGGAGCCCCGCAGCCTCGGGGTCCCCCGGCCAATGGGCGGGCGCAGTGCGGGCCGCGAGGATGACGGGAGCTGATTGGCCGCTGCCCAGGCGGCGGGGAGCGGATTGGCGG GGCGGTGGTGGCAGTGGGATGGCGACGGTGACGGCAGCGATGGGCACCGGGACAGAGCCGGCGGAGGTGCGGCGCGATGCGTCAGAGGG GGGGGTCTACCTGGACCACAACGCCACCACCCCCCTGGCCCCCGAGGCGGCCCGGGCCGTGCAGGACGCCATGTGCCAGGCCTGGGGCaaccccagcagctcccaccctGCAG GCAGGAAGGCGAAGGAGTTCGTCGGCAGCGCTCGGGAGAGCCTGGCGAGGATGGTGGGAGGCCGGCCGGAAGACATCGTCTTTACCTCGGGGGGCACGGAG GCAAACAACATGGTGATCCACACCGCCCACAGGCACTTCTGCGAAAgccaggccgggccgggggacagcggggggaCACCGCACATCGTGACGTCGAGCGTGGAGCACGACTCCATCCGCCTGCCGCTGGAGCAGCTGGTGAAGGAGAGCCTGGCAG AGGCCACCTTTGTGCCTGTGTCCCCACGAAGCGGGCGGGCTGAGGTGGACGACGTCCTTGCCGCCATCCGGCCGACCACCTGCCTGGTTTCCATCATGTTGGCCAATAACGAGACTGGGGTCATCATG CCTGTTGCGGAGCTGAGCCAGCACGTCCATGCCCTCAATCAGCGGAGAGTGGCAGAGGGGCTGCCCAGGATCCTGGTGCACACAGATGCGGCGCAGATGATTGGCAAGGGGCGCGTGGAcgtgcaggagctgggggtggACTACCTCACCATTGTGGGACACAAG TTCTATGGCCCGCGGATCGGCGCGCTGTATGTGCGCGGTCCCGGCACCACCACCCCGCTGCACCCCATGCTCTTCGGAGGCGGACAGGAGAGGAGTTTCCGGCCGGG cACTGAGAACACCCCAATGATTGCTGGCCTCGGCCAG GCTGCAGACTTAGTGAGCAAGAACTGGGAGGCCTATGAGGCTCATATGCGGGATGTTCGGGATTACCTGGAGGCCAGGCTGGAG GACTCCTTTGGGAAGCAGAGAATCCACCTCAACAGCCACTTTACGGGCTCCAAGCGACTCTGCAACACCTCTAACTTTTCCATCCTGGGCCCAGGTCTTCAAG GGCGAAGGGTGCTGTCTCGCTGCAAGATGCTTCTCGCCAGCGTTGGGGCTGCCTGCCACTCTGAGAAGGGGGATCG GCCCTCCTCAATTCTGCTCAGCTGTGGGATCCCCTACGACGTGGCACAGAACGCCTTGCGGCTGAGTGTGGGGCGAGACACCACCCGGGCAGATGTGGACCTGGTTGTGCAGGACCTCGTGCAGGCTGTGGCGCAGCTGGACCAGGAGCAAGCCCTGTAG
- the SCLY gene encoding selenocysteine lyase isoform X2, translating to MVRAGSALRLAPAPSARRGGTGRGIGRAGRGERHVRGGGGSGMATVTAAMGTGTEPAEVRRDASEGGVYLDHNATTPLAPEAARAVQDAMCQAWGNPSSSHPAGRKAKEFVGSARESLARMVGGRPEDIVFTSGGTEANNMVIHTAHRHFCESQAGPGDSGGTPHIVTSSVEHDSIRLPLEQLVKESLAEATFVPVSPRSGRAEVDDVLAAIRPTTCLVSIMLANNETGVIMPVAELSQHVHALNQRRVAEGLPRILVHTDAAQMIGKGRVDVQELGVDYLTIVGHKFYGPRIGALYVRGPGTTTPLHPMLFGGGQERSFRPGTENTPMIAGLGQAADLVSKNWEAYEAHMRDVRDYLEARLEDSFGKQRIHLNSHFTGSKRLCNTSNFSILGPGLQGRRVLSRCKMLLASVGAACHSEKGDRPSSILLSCGIPYDVAQNALRLSVGRDTTRADVDLVVQDLVQAVAQLDQEQAL from the exons ATGGTGCGCGCCGGAAGTGCGCTCCGCCTGGCGCCTGCCCCTtccgcccggcgcggcggcaCGGGCCGCGGGATTGGCCgcgcggggaggggagagcggCACGTGAGA GGCGGTGGTGGCAGTGGGATGGCGACGGTGACGGCAGCGATGGGCACCGGGACAGAGCCGGCGGAGGTGCGGCGCGATGCGTCAGAGGG GGGGGTCTACCTGGACCACAACGCCACCACCCCCCTGGCCCCCGAGGCGGCCCGGGCCGTGCAGGACGCCATGTGCCAGGCCTGGGGCaaccccagcagctcccaccctGCAG GCAGGAAGGCGAAGGAGTTCGTCGGCAGCGCTCGGGAGAGCCTGGCGAGGATGGTGGGAGGCCGGCCGGAAGACATCGTCTTTACCTCGGGGGGCACGGAG GCAAACAACATGGTGATCCACACCGCCCACAGGCACTTCTGCGAAAgccaggccgggccgggggacagcggggggaCACCGCACATCGTGACGTCGAGCGTGGAGCACGACTCCATCCGCCTGCCGCTGGAGCAGCTGGTGAAGGAGAGCCTGGCAG AGGCCACCTTTGTGCCTGTGTCCCCACGAAGCGGGCGGGCTGAGGTGGACGACGTCCTTGCCGCCATCCGGCCGACCACCTGCCTGGTTTCCATCATGTTGGCCAATAACGAGACTGGGGTCATCATG CCTGTTGCGGAGCTGAGCCAGCACGTCCATGCCCTCAATCAGCGGAGAGTGGCAGAGGGGCTGCCCAGGATCCTGGTGCACACAGATGCGGCGCAGATGATTGGCAAGGGGCGCGTGGAcgtgcaggagctgggggtggACTACCTCACCATTGTGGGACACAAG TTCTATGGCCCGCGGATCGGCGCGCTGTATGTGCGCGGTCCCGGCACCACCACCCCGCTGCACCCCATGCTCTTCGGAGGCGGACAGGAGAGGAGTTTCCGGCCGGG cACTGAGAACACCCCAATGATTGCTGGCCTCGGCCAG GCTGCAGACTTAGTGAGCAAGAACTGGGAGGCCTATGAGGCTCATATGCGGGATGTTCGGGATTACCTGGAGGCCAGGCTGGAG GACTCCTTTGGGAAGCAGAGAATCCACCTCAACAGCCACTTTACGGGCTCCAAGCGACTCTGCAACACCTCTAACTTTTCCATCCTGGGCCCAGGTCTTCAAG GGCGAAGGGTGCTGTCTCGCTGCAAGATGCTTCTCGCCAGCGTTGGGGCTGCCTGCCACTCTGAGAAGGGGGATCG GCCCTCCTCAATTCTGCTCAGCTGTGGGATCCCCTACGACGTGGCACAGAACGCCTTGCGGCTGAGTGTGGGGCGAGACACCACCCGGGCAGATGTGGACCTGGTTGTGCAGGACCTCGTGCAGGCTGTGGCGCAGCTGGACCAGGAGCAAGCCCTGTAG